From Pseudomonadota bacterium, a single genomic window includes:
- a CDS encoding HD domain-containing protein, whose product MDYREIMESALEAMGNMAEINNPYKKGHHKRVSSLSGKIAEEMGIESDDIYLIRVAASIHDIGEIAIPIDILCKVTRLTHIESMLLKEHPEKSFSILKDLKFPGIVAETILQHHERIDGSGYPRGLKGNEILRSAKIISVADTVDAIISDRSYHYARPVEQALKDIEQENNVLYDPEVVDACTVLFRNKGFTL is encoded by the coding sequence ATGGATTACCGGGAAATAATGGAAAGCGCACTTGAGGCAATGGGAAACATGGCAGAGATAAACAATCCATACAAGAAAGGACACCACAAAAGGGTTTCATCTCTGTCCGGAAAAATTGCAGAAGAGATGGGTATTGAAAGCGACGACATATACCTGATCCGGGTTGCTGCAAGCATTCATGATATTGGAGAAATAGCCATTCCAATAGATATACTCTGCAAGGTCACAAGACTTACACACATAGAGTCAATGCTTTTAAAAGAACATCCTGAGAAATCCTTTAGCATTCTGAAAGATTTGAAGTTTCCCGGGATCGTGGCTGAAACAATCCTCCAACACCATGAAAGAATTGACGGCTCCGGGTATCCTCGAGGTTTGAAGGGCAATGAAATACTCAGGTCAGCGAAGATTATCTCTGTGGCAGACACAGTGGATGCCATAATATCCGACCGTTCATATCATTATGCCAGGCCTGTTGAGCAGGCGCTCAAAGATATTGAACAGGAAAATAATGTTTTATACGACCCGGAAGTTGTGGATGCCTGTACAGTACTCTTTCGTAATAAAGGATTTACATTATAA